Proteins encoded in a region of the Acipenser ruthenus chromosome 11, fAciRut3.2 maternal haplotype, whole genome shotgun sequence genome:
- the LOC117427063 gene encoding testis-specific serine/threonine-protein kinase 2-like, translating into MDDALVLKKRGYTLGISLGEGSYAKVKSAYSDRLKSNVAVKIINRRKAPVDFLERFLPRELEILAVLNNRYIVKTYEIFETSDGKVYMIMELGVQGDLLEFIKFRGALPEEVCRKMFRQLSLAVKYIHDLEIVHRDLKCENLLLDKDFNLKVSDFGFSRRCNYEDDGQLGLSKTFCGSAAYAAPEVLQGIPYNAKVYDIWSMGVVLYIMLCGSMPYDDSNVKKMLRVQKEHRVDFPRGKHVPADCKDLLYRMLQPDVSKRIEIDDILDHPWLQPSKQKKDCESCSKSSSKSDTKGETKADSRNESRRGLRADTDDEFDSEVLDEAKAEKKGFKSHCTEPTPTRAAGNRRKSSQKVKETIEEGD; encoded by the coding sequence ATGGACGACGCCCTTGTGTTGAAGAAACGCGGCTACACGTTGGGTATTAGTTTGGGAGAGGGGTCTTACGCCAAAGTCAAATCTGCGTACTCTGACCGCCTGAAAAGCAACGTCGCTGTGAAAATCATCAACAGAAGAAAAGCTCCTGTCGATTTCTTAGAGAGATTTCTTCCACGGGAACTGGAGATCCTCGCAGTCCTGAATAACCGCTACATCGTGAAGACTTACGAAATATTTGAAACCTCGGACGGGAAGGTCTACATGATCATGGAACTGGGGGTTCAAGGGGACCTGCTGGAGTTCATTAAGTTTAGGGGTGCGCTGCCTGAAGAAGTTTGCCGCAAGATGTTTCGACAGCTGTCACTGGCCGTTAAATACATCCATGACTTGGAAATCGTTCACAGAGACCTGAAGTGTGAGAACTTGCTCCTGGATAAGGACTTCAACCTCAAAGTCTCGGATTTTGGCTTCAGCAGGCGCTGCAACTATGAAGACGATGGCCAGCTCGGGCTCAGTAAAACGTTCTGTGGCTCAGCTGCGTATGCAGCCCCCGAGGTTTTGCAAGGCATCCCTTACAATGCTAAAGTGTATGACATCTGGAGTATGGGTGTGGTTTTGTACATCATGCTGTGTGGCTCAATGCCTTATGATGACTCCAATGTCAAGAAAATGCTTAGAGTCCAAAAGGAACACCGAGTGGATTTTCCGAGGGGTAAACACGTGCCAGCGGACTGCAAGGATCTACTGTACCGCATGCTTCAACCGGACGTGTCTAAGCGCATTGAAATTGACGATATTTTAGATCACCCTTGGTTACAACCCTCGAAACAGAAAAAAGACTGTGAAAGCTGCTCAAAAAGTTCCTCGAAAAGTGACACTAAAGGAGAAACTAAAGCAGACAGCCGAAATGAGAGCAGGCGGGGTCTCAGAGCGGACACAGACGATGAATTCGATTCTGAAGTTCTTGATGAAGCCAAAGCGGAGAAAAAAGGATTTAAATCTCATTGTACTGAGCCCACACCAACCAGAGCCGCAGGCAACCGGAGAAAGTCATCTCAAAAAGTTAAGGAAACTATAGAGGAGGGTGATTAA